A window of Salmo trutta chromosome 5, fSalTru1.1, whole genome shotgun sequence contains these coding sequences:
- the LOC115193920 gene encoding tripartite motif-containing protein 35-like — translation MAATWTLEDDMSCPVCCGVFTDPVVLGCSHSFCRSCLDNYWNTQVIKKCPVCRHHSLTDAPPSNLALRNIVKTFARERSHKTTKQEETRKGEKESQGRRESGGRSGLVRDGDERCSLHGKRLLFCVEDQEALCAVCQTSRRHRSHQLCPVDEAAQQLKRRG, via the exons ATGGCTGCCACCTGGACCCTGGAGGATGACATGTCCTGCCCTGTGTGCTGCGGTGTTTTCACTGACCCTGTAGTGTTGGGCTGCAGCCACAGCTTCTGCAGGAGCTGCCTGGACAATTACTGGAACACTCAGGTCATCAAAAAGTGCCCCGTCTGCCGCCACCATTCCCTAACCGACGCTCCACCCAGTAACCTGGCTCTGAGGAACATTGTGAAGACCTTTGCGAGGGAGAGGAGCCACAAAACCACCAAGCAGGAGGAgacgagaaagggagagaaggagagtcaGGGAAGGAGGGAGTCAGGAGGGAGGAGTGGGTTGGTACGGGATGGGGATGAAAGATGCAGTCTCCATgggaagaggttgttgttctgtGTGGAGGACCAGGAGGCTCTGTGTGCGGTGTGTCAGACCTCCAGGAGACACAGGAGCCATCAGCTCTGCCCTGTGGACGAGGCTGCTCAGCAACTCAAG cgaagaggataa
- the LOC115193473 gene encoding zinc-binding protein A33-like: MDFLIKRFLSTLSFVGLLEVTDRRASQPVPDNAERFDSSVSVLGSVGFCSGIYSWEVEVGPKKAWTLGVAKKGVARKGNVMVSPEGRIWAMGLWNGEQYSAGTSPLGTRLVLKRKPKRIMVKLDYEKVEFSFYDSSDMSLIYTFEHRFTERLFPYFSPCLKSDGTNPGVLRICPEKVSVTVAPIH, translated from the exons ATGGAT TTCTTAATAAAGCGTTTCTTGTCAACATTGAGCTTCGTCGGCCTCCTTGAGGTGACTGACAGACGGGCGTCCCAGCCTGTGCCTGATAACGCTGAGCGATTCGACAGCTCAGTGAGCGTGCTAGGCTCTGTGGGTTTCTGCTCAGGCATTTACAgctgggaggtggaggtggggccTAAGAAGGCCTGGACTCTGGGTGTGGCCAAAAAGGGTGTAGCCCGGAAAGGCAATGTGATGGTCAGCCCAGAGGGCAGGATCTGGGCGATGGGGCTGTGGAACGGGGAGCAGTATAGCGCTGGAACTTCCCCCCTGGGTACCCGGTTGGTGCTGAAGAGGAAGCCCAAGAGGATCATGGTCAAGCTGGACTATGAGAAAGTAGAGTTCTCCTTCTATGACTCCAGTGACATGTCACTCATCTATACGTTCGAACACAGGTTCACAGAGAGGCTGTTCCCTtacttctctccctgtctcaaaTCTGATGGCACTAACCCTGGAGTGCTGAGGATCTGCCCTGAGAAGGTCTCTGTGACTGTGGCACCTATTCACTGA
- the LOC115193919 gene encoding tripartite motif-containing protein 35, producing MAATWTLEDDMSCPVCCDVFTDPVVLGCSHSFCRSCLDNYWNTQVIKKCPVCRLHSQTDAPPSNLALRNIVETFARERSHNTTKQEETRKGEKESQGRRESGGRSGLVRDGDERCSLHGKRLLLFCVEDQEALCAVCQTSRRHKSHQLCPVDEAAQELKEEVKASIIPLRRKLETFQKLKEDCMKTAEHIKSQAMQTERKIRDEFVELRHFLCLEEVVRLSALSEEVEMKTVIMTEKIEHLAKKMTSLTSNIREIEQDIEANDLPFLQAYKNNKARANCTLQDPEPVSGALIDVAQHLGNLRFKIWEKMQEKVQYTPVTLDPNTAAPWLSLSDDLTSVCVSGEKSHIPNNPERCDTCVCVLGADPFSSGSHCWEVEVAGKTRWDLGVLRKSVCRKGVLSVNPVHGFWALSLRDGGQYSACTVPWTRLTLKRRPRRVRVCLDYDAGEVTFYDPTDMSLIYTFRDKFKEPLLPYLCPCVSDSGRNAEPLKICPAKVSLLHDVGDCHVLTLVRGHFL from the exons ATGGCTGCCACCTGGACCCTGGAGGACGACATGTCCTGCCCTGTGTGCTGCGATGTTTTCACTGACCCTGTGGTGCTGGGCTGCAGCCACAGCTTCTGCAGGAGCTGCCTGGACAACTACTGGAACACTCAGGTCATCAAAAAGTGCCCCGTCTGCCGCCTCCATTCCCAAACCGACGCTCCACCCAGTAACCTGGCTCTGAGGAACATCGTGGAGACCTTTGCGAGGGAGAGGAGCCACAATACCACCAAGCAGGAGGAGACgagaaagggggagaaggagagccaGGGAAGGAGGGAGTCAGGAGGGAGGAGTGGGTTGGTACGGGATGGGGATGAAAGGTGCAGTCTCCATGggaagaggttgttgttgttctgtgtgGAGGACCAGGAGGCTCTGTGTGCGGTGTGTCAGACCTCCAGGAGACACAAGAGCCATCAGCTCTGCCCTGTGGACGAGGCTGCTCAGGAACTCAAG GAGGAAGTGAAAGCATCTATCATCCCTCTGAGGAGGAAGTTGGAGACATTCCAAAAGTTGAAGGAGGATTGCATGAAAACAGCAGAACACATCAAG AGCCAGGCCATGCAAACAGAAAGGAAGATAAGAGATGAGTTTGTGGAGCTGCGTCACTTTCTGTGTCTGGAGGAAGTTGTCCGGCTGTCTGCCCTCTCTGAGGAGGTGGAGATGAAGACAGTTATAATGACAGAGAAGATTGAACACCTGGCCAAGAAgatgacctccctgaccagcaaCATCAGAGAGATAGAACAGGATATAGAGGCAAACGACCTTCCATTTCTCCAG GCTTACAAGAACAACAAAGCAAG GGCCAACTGTACATTGCAGGATCCAGAGCCTGTATCAGGGGCATTGATCGATGTGGCCCAACACCTGGGCAACCTGAGGTTCAAGATCTGGGAGAAGATGCAGGAGAAGGTGCAATACA CCCCAGTGACTCTGGACCCTAACACCGCGGccccctggctctctctctcagacGACCTGACCAGTGTGTGCGTCAGTGGAGAGAAGTCTCACATCCCCAACAACCCAGAGCGCTGTGACACGTGTGTTTGCGTGCTGGGGGCCGACCCCTTCAGTTCCGGCAGTCACTGTTGGGAGGTGGAGGTGGCGGGTAAGACCAGATGGGACCTGGGGGTCctgagaaagagtgtgtgtagGAAAGGGGTCCTGAGTGTGAACCCTGTCCACGGGTTCTGGGCCCTGTCCCTGAGGGACGGCGGCCAGTACAGCGCCTGCACCGTGCCCTGGACCCGTCTCACTCTGAAGAGGAGGCCTAGGAGGGTCAGAGTGTGTCTGGACTATGACGCGGGAGAGGTGACTTTCTATGACCCCACTGACATGTCGCTCATCTATACATTCAGGGACAAGTTTAAAGAGCCATTGTTGCCCTACCTCTGTCCCTGTGTGAGTGACAGCGGCCGCAATGCTGAGCCACTAAAGATATGCCCTGCCAAAGTGTCATTGCTTCATGATGTTggtgattgtcacgtcctgacccttgtaagaggtcattttctatag